A stretch of Mucilaginibacter terrae DNA encodes these proteins:
- a CDS encoding IS3 family transposase yields the protein MTAHSRGLRELCGLLGYSTQAYYQYLKATERRSFGQEELVQQVLAYRREQPRIGTRKLFSLLQPAIGRDAFFVLLRESGLLVRQKRRHARTTFSYHRFRKYPDLVKEMVIDRPGQLWVSDITYIRMGEGFAYLSLVTDAYSRKVIGFSMSHDLSTDNCLQALKMALKQREGNHPLVHHSDRGIQYCSGAYTELLKQNGISISMTQSGNPRDNAIAERVNGILKMELLQERYADISSARQSIRQAVIIYNTLRPHSSLDMMTPEQAHRLTGPIKRRWQNYYPVKQQYADVV from the coding sequence ATAACGGCACATTCACGTGGCTTGCGTGAACTGTGCGGACTGCTTGGTTACAGCACACAAGCTTATTATCAGTATTTAAAAGCAACGGAACGTCGGAGCTTCGGCCAGGAAGAGCTCGTCCAGCAGGTACTGGCTTACCGCAGGGAGCAACCCCGTATAGGGACGAGGAAGCTGTTTTCACTGCTGCAGCCGGCTATAGGCCGTGATGCATTCTTTGTGTTGTTACGGGAAAGCGGGCTGCTGGTGCGGCAGAAGCGCCGTCATGCACGCACCACGTTTTCCTACCACCGCTTCAGGAAGTACCCGGACCTGGTAAAAGAGATGGTTATAGACCGTCCGGGCCAGCTTTGGGTGAGCGATATTACCTATATCCGCATGGGGGAAGGCTTTGCCTATCTGAGCCTGGTAACAGATGCTTACAGCCGAAAGGTCATTGGCTTTTCAATGAGCCATGACCTTTCTACGGACAATTGCCTGCAGGCTTTAAAGATGGCACTGAAGCAACGGGAAGGAAACCATCCCCTGGTGCATCATTCGGACCGGGGCATACAATACTGCAGCGGGGCATATACGGAGTTATTAAAGCAAAATGGGATCTCTATCAGCATGACGCAAAGTGGTAACCCGCGCGACAATGCCATTGCAGAACGGGTTAACGGGATCCTCAAGATGGAACTATTGCAGGAAAGATACGCAGATATCAGCAGTGCCAGGCAAAGCATCAGGCAGGCTGTTATTATCTATAATACCCTGCGCCCGCACAGTAGCCTGGATATGATGACACCTGAACAAGCCCACAGGCTGACAGGGCCGATCAAACGAAGGTGGCAGAATTACTACCCGGTAAAGCAACAGTATGCGGATGTTGTGTAA
- the pheT gene encoding phenylalanine--tRNA ligase subunit beta — translation MKISYNWLKEFIQTDKSPEDISQILTGIGLEVESLEKVQAIPGGLEGLVIGYVKDAQQHPNADRLRVTKVDVGGNEDLQIVCGAPNVAAGQKVVVAVVGSTVHPTTGEPFKIKESKIRGELSQGMICADDEIGLGHNHDGIMVLDADAPVGSLAKEYFKLNDDYLFEIGLTPNRADAASHLGTARDIAAFLKIGITKPDVSAFKVDNQERTIPVTVEAEAACPRYASVTISDVKVQESPQWLKERLAVIGVRSINNIVDVTNYVLHELGQPLHAFDADAITGGKVLVKTYAEGTSFTTLDEVERKLSADDLMIGNIEEPMCIAGVFGGAKSGVTEGTTAVFLESAYFNPISVRKTSKRFGLKTDASFRFERGVDPNITVFALKRAALLIQEVAGGVISSEVSDIYPAPVEPFNVEVTYRNIDRLIGKAIGNDTIKSIIQALDISIVNETAESLSLQVPPYRVDVTRDVDVIEEILRIYGYNNIEIPTQIRASLNNSNRPEKDTVQNALSDLLSANGFNEMLANSLTSSSYTESLDNAVKLLNPLSNDLDIMRQTLLYSGLEAIAYNQNRRQADLKLYEFGKTYFFEDGKYTETQRMSVFITGGNQQEQWNQKASPVSFYNLKAIVDGLLSRLSITDYTTDEITDHEFAYGLQYNFRGGKTLVKFGSVLPGALKKAGVDKEVFYADFNFDTLLNIVRRNKIINKDISKFPAVRRDLSMLVDTAVTFGQLKQIAQKTERKLLAEVSVFDVYQGDKLPAGKKSYALSFVLQDEEKTLTDKAIDAIMQKLIYNFGKEAGAEIRK, via the coding sequence ATGAAGATTTCGTATAACTGGCTTAAAGAGTTTATTCAAACTGATAAGTCGCCCGAAGATATATCGCAAATACTAACCGGCATAGGGCTGGAGGTAGAGAGCCTGGAAAAAGTGCAGGCCATACCCGGAGGCCTTGAGGGACTGGTAATTGGCTACGTAAAAGATGCCCAACAACACCCCAACGCCGACCGCCTCCGCGTAACCAAAGTTGATGTTGGCGGTAACGAAGACCTGCAAATTGTATGTGGTGCACCCAATGTGGCCGCCGGTCAAAAAGTGGTAGTGGCCGTTGTGGGTTCAACTGTGCATCCAACTACAGGTGAGCCATTTAAAATAAAAGAATCCAAAATTCGCGGTGAGCTATCGCAGGGTATGATCTGTGCCGATGATGAAATTGGCTTAGGCCATAACCACGACGGTATTATGGTCTTAGATGCCGATGCCCCGGTGGGTTCCCTTGCTAAAGAGTACTTCAAACTTAACGACGATTACCTTTTCGAGATAGGCCTTACACCTAACCGTGCCGATGCCGCCTCTCATCTGGGTACTGCGCGTGATATTGCCGCTTTCCTGAAAATTGGTATTACCAAACCCGATGTTTCGGCCTTTAAGGTTGATAACCAAGAGCGTACCATTCCGGTAACTGTTGAGGCTGAGGCTGCTTGTCCGCGCTACGCCAGCGTAACTATATCGGATGTAAAGGTGCAGGAGTCGCCGCAATGGTTAAAAGAGCGTTTGGCTGTAATTGGTGTGCGTTCTATTAATAACATTGTGGATGTTACCAACTATGTGCTGCACGAGTTAGGGCAGCCTTTGCATGCTTTTGATGCCGATGCTATTACAGGTGGCAAAGTGTTAGTGAAAACTTATGCAGAAGGTACCTCATTCACCACGTTAGATGAGGTTGAACGCAAGCTTTCGGCCGATGATTTGATGATAGGCAACATCGAGGAGCCTATGTGTATAGCGGGTGTTTTCGGTGGTGCAAAATCGGGCGTAACAGAGGGTACTACAGCGGTTTTCCTGGAGAGTGCTTACTTTAACCCGATATCGGTGCGTAAAACATCAAAACGTTTTGGCTTAAAAACCGATGCCTCCTTCCGTTTTGAGCGTGGTGTTGATCCTAACATTACCGTATTTGCCCTTAAACGTGCCGCCCTGTTAATTCAGGAGGTTGCGGGTGGTGTTATCTCATCGGAAGTGTCGGATATCTATCCTGCACCCGTTGAGCCGTTTAACGTGGAGGTTACATACCGTAATATTGACAGGTTAATAGGCAAGGCCATTGGTAACGATACCATCAAGTCGATTATACAAGCGTTGGACATTTCCATCGTAAACGAAACCGCCGAAAGCTTATCATTACAGGTGCCGCCCTACCGTGTGGATGTAACCCGCGATGTGGACGTGATAGAAGAAATTCTGCGCATTTACGGTTATAACAATATTGAAATACCTACTCAAATACGTGCCTCGTTAAATAACAGCAATCGTCCTGAGAAAGACACGGTACAAAATGCCTTGTCTGACTTATTGTCGGCCAATGGGTTCAACGAGATGCTGGCTAACTCGTTAACCAGCTCATCATACACCGAAAGTTTGGATAACGCGGTTAAGTTGCTTAACCCGTTGAGCAATGATCTGGATATTATGCGCCAAACGCTGTTGTATTCGGGTTTGGAGGCTATTGCTTATAATCAAAACCGTCGTCAGGCCGATTTAAAGTTGTATGAGTTTGGTAAAACTTACTTCTTTGAGGATGGTAAGTACACCGAAACGCAGCGCATGTCGGTTTTTATAACCGGGGGCAACCAGCAGGAGCAATGGAATCAAAAGGCATCGCCAGTATCGTTCTATAACCTTAAAGCTATTGTTGATGGTTTGCTGAGCCGTTTAAGCATTACCGACTATACCACCGACGAAATAACCGACCATGAGTTTGCTTATGGTTTACAATACAACTTCCGAGGTGGTAAAACGCTGGTTAAGTTTGGTTCGGTATTGCCGGGTGCACTAAAAAAGGCAGGTGTTGATAAAGAAGTGTTTTACGCCGATTTTAACTTTGATACTTTGTTAAACATCGTTCGCAGGAATAAAATTATAAACAAAGATATATCCAAGTTTCCTGCCGTTCGCCGCGATCTTTCGATGCTGGTTGATACCGCTGTAACTTTTGGCCAGTTAAAGCAAATTGCTCAAAAAACTGAGCGTAAGCTGCTTGCCGAGGTTAGTGTATTTGACGTGTACCAGGGTGATAAGCTTCCGGCAGGTAAAAAATCATACGCGCTGAGCTTTGTGTTGCAGGACGAGGAAAAAACCCTTACCGATAAAGCCATTGATGCCATAATGCAAAAGCTTATATACAACTTTGGTAAAGAAGCCGGAGCTGAGATAAGAAAGTAA
- a CDS encoding cell division protein ZapA: MGEISIKINIADRVYPLKVDTEEEELIRRAAKLVNDRIKDYQENYAVKDKQDLLSMSVLHYATASLKAERKVTVEDTTVAEKAYQLDHMLTEFFNKQ, encoded by the coding sequence ATGGGAGAAATCTCGATAAAAATAAATATTGCTGACCGTGTTTACCCTTTAAAGGTAGATACCGAGGAAGAGGAATTAATACGCCGCGCAGCTAAGTTGGTAAACGACCGTATAAAAGACTATCAGGAAAATTATGCGGTAAAAGATAAGCAAGATCTGCTTTCGATGAGTGTGTTACATTATGCAACAGCATCATTAAAGGCAGAGCGCAAGGTAACGGTTGAAGATACTACCGTGGCCGAAAAAGCTTACCAGTTAGACCATATGTTGACGGAATTTTTTAACAAGCAATAA
- the rny gene encoding ribonuclease Y encodes MDFLYTIIGLLVGAIIGTFIGRFLLRKLFKEQEISAQNKVKKILKDAENNAEILKKNKLLEAKEKFLQLKAEHEQEVNTKNNNINQRENSIKQKEQSLNQKLENANRKENELDGTRKNLEKQTEILHKKQEEVDHLKQQHVEQLETIAGLTAEEAKNQLVDTLREEARTKAMMQIKDIVDEAKLTATKEAKKVVIQTIQRTATESAIENTVSIFNIENDEIKGRIIGREGRNIRALEAATGIEIIVDDTPEAIILSGFDPVRREIARLAMHRLVTDGRIHPARIEEVVAKTRKQIEEEIVEIGERTVIDLGIHGLHPELIRMVGRMRYRSSYGQNLLQHSREVANFCATMAAELGLNVKLAKRAGLLHDIGKVPDDNPELPHAILGMQLAEKYKEHPEVCNAIGAHHDEVEMTSMISPIIQACDAISGARPGARREVVESYIKRLKELEELALSYPGVEKTFAIQAGRELRVVVESEKVTDAQSEILAADISNRIQTEMTYPGQIKVTVIRETRSVSYAK; translated from the coding sequence ATGGATTTTTTATATACCATTATAGGCTTACTGGTAGGTGCAATCATAGGCACATTCATAGGCCGGTTTCTGCTCCGCAAGCTATTTAAAGAGCAGGAAATATCAGCTCAGAATAAAGTAAAAAAGATACTTAAAGATGCTGAGAACAATGCCGAGATACTGAAGAAAAATAAGTTACTTGAGGCTAAGGAGAAGTTTTTGCAACTGAAAGCTGAGCACGAGCAGGAAGTAAATACTAAAAACAACAACATCAACCAGCGCGAAAACTCTATTAAACAAAAAGAGCAATCGTTAAACCAAAAACTGGAAAACGCCAACCGTAAAGAGAACGAGTTGGACGGAACCCGCAAGAACCTGGAGAAACAAACCGAAATTCTGCATAAAAAGCAGGAAGAGGTTGATCATTTGAAACAACAGCACGTTGAGCAACTGGAAACAATTGCCGGTTTAACTGCCGAAGAAGCCAAGAACCAGCTGGTTGATACCCTGCGCGAGGAAGCCCGTACCAAAGCCATGATGCAGATCAAGGACATTGTGGACGAGGCCAAGCTTACCGCTACCAAAGAGGCTAAAAAAGTGGTTATTCAAACCATTCAGCGTACTGCTACGGAGAGTGCCATCGAGAATACAGTTTCTATCTTCAACATCGAGAATGATGAGATTAAAGGCCGTATTATCGGTAGAGAAGGTCGTAATATACGTGCGCTGGAAGCTGCTACAGGTATTGAGATTATTGTAGACGATACGCCTGAGGCTATCATTCTTTCGGGATTTGACCCGGTACGCCGCGAGATTGCCCGTTTGGCTATGCACCGTTTGGTAACTGATGGTCGTATTCACCCGGCACGTATTGAGGAGGTGGTTGCCAAAACCCGTAAGCAAATTGAAGAAGAAATTGTAGAAATAGGCGAGCGTACCGTTATTGACTTAGGCATACACGGATTGCACCCTGAATTGATTCGTATGGTAGGCCGTATGCGTTACCGTTCATCTTACGGGCAAAACTTGTTGCAGCACTCACGCGAGGTGGCTAATTTTTGCGCTACCATGGCTGCTGAGTTGGGCTTGAACGTTAAACTTGCTAAACGTGCAGGTTTACTGCACGATATTGGTAAAGTGCCTGATGATAACCCTGAATTGCCACACGCAATTTTAGGTATGCAACTGGCCGAAAAATATAAGGAACATCCGGAAGTATGTAACGCCATTGGCGCTCACCACGATGAAGTGGAAATGACTTCAATGATCTCGCCTATTATCCAGGCTTGTGATGCTATTTCGGGTGCACGTCCGGGTGCACGCCGTGAGGTGGTTGAAAGCTATATTAAACGTTTGAAAGAACTGGAAGAGCTGGCTTTATCATACCCTGGTGTTGAGAAAACCTTTGCTATACAGGCCGGTCGCGAGTTGCGCGTGGTTGTTGAGAGCGAAAAGGTAACCGATGCACAATCAGAAATACTGGCTGCCGATATATCAAACCGTATACAAACCGAAATGACTTACCCTGGTCAGATTAAAGTTACCGTAATACGCGAAACCCGCTCGGTATCATACGCCAAGTAA